Proteins from one Parasteatoda tepidariorum isolate YZ-2023 chromosome 4, CAS_Ptep_4.0, whole genome shotgun sequence genomic window:
- the LOC139425477 gene encoding uncharacterized protein: protein MLLTQKKTYYVPQRAVIREDHSTTKLRVVYDTSYREKGHHSFNDCLLQGPNLVPDLLIALLNYRKGEIAAIADIQKAFLQISISPEDRDALRFQKTRKFPNTKFEIYRMTRVMFGATSSPFLLAATIRHHLKKFRNIYPMTTKLLNSCMHVDDVVYSTNSVEEASQVQQP from the coding sequence atgcttttaactcaaaagaaaacttattacgTTCCTCAACGGGCTGTAATTAGAGAAGATCATTCCACAACAAAACTGCGTGTAGTCTATGATACTTCATACAGAGAAAAAGGTCATCATTCTTTCAATGATTGTTTATTGCAAGGACCCAACTTAGTTCCTGATTTACTGATAGCTTTATTGAATTATCGTAAAGGTGAAATTGCTGCAATTGCCGACATTCAAAAggcttttttacaaatttcaatttcaccAGAAGATCGTGATGCCTTGAGATTTCAGAAGACTCGTAAGTTTCccaatacaaaatttgaaatttacagAATGACTCGTGTGATGTTTGGAGCAACATCAAGCCCCTTTTTACTAGCAGCAACTATACGTCATCACTTGaagaaatttcgaaatatttatccCATGACTACTAAGCTGTTAAATTCTTGCATGCATGTTGATGATGTTGTGTATTCAACGAATTCTGTAGAGGAAGCATCGCAAGTACAGCAACCCTAA